A window of Calliopsis andreniformis isolate RMS-2024a chromosome 3, iyCalAndr_principal, whole genome shotgun sequence contains these coding sequences:
- the Gaba-b-r2 gene encoding gamma-aminobutyric acid type B receptor subunit 2 isoform X1, with protein MAAATVSRRFRLRCWRRLLAAAYICASVLWLGGISICCGQKPINLGGVKRRDVYIAGFFPYGSHVPESHVGRGVMPSVKLAVDHINEDPTVLRNYRLHMWWNDTECNAAVGVKAFFDMMHSGPHKVMLFGAACTHVTDPIAKASKHWRLTQLSYAETHPMFTSNSFPNFFRVVPSENAFNAPRVALLIHFNWTRVGTIYQNEPRYALAHNRLVADLDDNKMEVVETQSFATEVTSALEKLKEKDVRIILGNFNEVWARRIFCEAHRFGMFGRKYQWVIMGTYAEEWWLKPGGGCTPLQLSEALHGVILTDLLPLTTEERYTVSGITPDQYRVEYDSRRGTEYSRFHGYTYDGIWAVALAIQHVARRIRHHRRNQTISDFRYRDALWEKLFLEALRNTSFEGVTGPVRFYDNERKAYILLKQFQSGSEIKVGEYDSVTGVLDLTRGQPLVWRGRSPPKDRTLHIIEHSTVNITIYAVLTSAASVGIIMAAIFLAINIKYRNQRYIKMSSPHLNNLIIVGCMLTYSSVIFLGLDSQLSSVTAFPYICTARAWLLMAGFSLAFGSMFSKTWRVHSIFTNVKLNKKVLKDYQLFMVVGVLLVIDLGIMTTWQVADPFYRETKQMEPYPHPSSEDIIIVPENEYCQSNRMTVYLGCIYAYKGLLMIFGAFLAWETRHVSIPALNDSKYVGMSVYNVVIMCVTGAAISFVLADKQDAMFIMLAVFIIFCSTATLCLVFVPKLIELRRNPQGAIDKRIRATLRPMSKTRRDSSVSELEERLKEATLANQKFRKQLLEKDSELQMFLRRLDEAAANTQDAMNRLTVPKQEGTIKKEGLSMTTETTDISMSMCSLNSTTTSQPEGDYANVTTTEQQTVKKKTSFSKVPAIAIDSERVPLVPQTDGTKQNTEITSSAPPPALKHTDDSGRRRSRSSGSGKESEPLIERSPEPRPDGKTNVEFVPEIVEEGDAVILEETEIPRHGKHIRCRDDRRSRLPTPPPAKNVSFGELHEQNYLEQAILPPPLQFVPKHRHSGMANASSHQSLKRRSSVKNNGMAHSHHELFQTRRTSVPVNSISYISTENVSKSERTDVSLGSFDKSYVIGECGHRRTLLTGTGYRCEKHGGWGHSHATFNGSAETPPAPRRQRKHYDSQNASSPSVPAVVSASYSDTEKYEESMSTIIQRSVSERSREKCPRLRGEGHAVIECPHRAARRIRECRHTESKLRQQARLEYVQSTPNVATIHNNKFASGNPRGGGGGGGIGGGGGGGGSGPGMAGSVASSSDVVGGSTMNVSKMYSAVSDGELLDLAILPIFQKLLTERHKSSSRGGYGASVASCPNISIKCDIVEYL; from the exons TGCAACGCTGCTGTGGGTGTCAAGGCATTCTTCGATATGATGCACAGTGGGCCACACAAAGTGATGCTATTCGGTGCAGCTTGCACGCACGTCACAGACCCCATCGCCAAGGCGTCCAAGCATTGGCGTCTGACGCAG CTCAGCTACGCGGAGACGCATCCCATGTTCACGAGCAATAGCTTCCCAAACTTCTTTAGGGTGGTGCCATCCGAGAACGCGTTCAACGCTCCCCGCGTGGCGCTCTTGATACACTTCAATTGGACGAGAGTTGGCACGATTTACCAAAACGAGCCGAGATACGCCCTG GCGCACAATCGCTTGGTTGCCGATTTGGACGACAACAAGATGGAAGTGGTGGAAACGCAAAGCTTCGCCACGGAAGTAACTAGCGCTCTCGAAAAGCTTAAGGAGAAGGACGTCAGAATAATATTAGGCAATTTTAACGAAGTCTGGGCTAGACGGATATTTTGCGAAGCTCACAG ATTTGGCATGTTCGGAAGGAAGTACCAATGGGTGATCATGGGCACGTACGCGGAAGAATGGTGGCTCAAACCAGGAGGCGGTTGCACTCCCTTGCAACTCTCGGAAGCTTTGCACGGTGTCATTTTGACGGACTTGCTACCATTAACGACGGAGGAGCGCTACACTGTATCTGGCATT ACACCAGATCAATATCGAGTCGAGTACGACTCGAGACGAGGCACGGAATATTCAAGATTCCATGGATATACGTACGATGGTATATGGGCGGTCGCTTTGGCCATACAGCACGTGGCACGAAGGATAAGACACCATCGTCGCAATCAGACCATATCGGATTTCAGATACAGGGACGCACTGTGGGAGAAGCTTTTCCTCGAGGCTCTAAGGAATACTAGTTTCGAGGGAGTAACA GGACCTGTACGTTTCTACGATAACGAAAGAAAAGCGTACATTCTGTTGAAACAGTTTCAAA GCGGTAGCGAGATAAAGGTAGGGGAATACGACAGTGTGACAGGTGTATTGGACTTGACTAGAGGTCAGCCTTTAGTCTGGAGAGGGAGGTCACCGCCAAAAGATCGAACCCTTCATATCATCGAGCACTCGACCGTAAATATTACAATCTATGCCGTGCTAACTTCGGCGGCTAGCGTGGGTATCATCATGGCGGCCATTTTTCTTgccatcaatattaaataccgAAATCAAAG ATATATAAAAATGTCATCGCCGCATTTAAACAACCTCATTATCGTCGGATGCATGCTGACCTACAGCAGTGTAATTTTCCTTGGATTAGATTCGCAGCTGTCCAGCGTAACGGCATTTCCATATATTTGCACCGCGAGAGCATGGCTACTGATGGCTGGTTTCTCGTTGGCCTTTGGTTCCATGTTCTCCAAAACATGGAGGGTACATTCCATCTTCACCAACGTTAAGCTCAATAAAAAG GTCCTAAAGGATTACCAGTTATTTATGGTGGTCGGTGTATTGTTAGTTATTGATTTGGGGATTATGACGACGTGGCAGGTTGCGGATCCATTCTATAGGGAGACGAAACAAATGGAACCCTAC CCTCATCCATCTAGCGAAGACATTATCATCGTACCAGAGAATGAATACTGTCAGAGTAACCGAATGACAGTTTACTTAGGGTGTATATACGCGTACAAAGGTCTTTTAATG ATATTTGGTGCATTCTTGGCATGGGAAACGAGGCACGTCAGTATCCCAGCGCTGAACGACAGCAAATACGTCGGGATGAGCGTGTATAACGTCGTGATAATGTGCGTCACTGGAGCAGCCATAAGCTTCGTGTTGGCCGACAAGCAAGATGCGATGTTCATAATGTTGGCGGTATTCATAATATTTTGCAGCACGGCTACTCTGTGCCTGGTTTTTGTACCAAAG CTCATAGAACTGCGAAGAAATCCTCAAGGAGCAATAGACAAACGTATCAGAGCGACACTGAGGCCGATGTCGAAGACGCGCAGGGATTCCAGCGTCAGCGAGCTGGAAGAACGACTGAAAGAAGCCACGCTGGCGAATCAAAAGTTTCGTAAGCAACTTTTGGAAAAAGATTCCGAACTTCAG ATGTTCCTCAGGAGGCTCGACGAAGCCGCGGCGAACACGCAAGATGCTATGAATAGACTGACTGTTCCAAAACAAGAAGGCACGATCAAGAAAGAGG GTCTGTCTATGACAACGGAAACAACAGACATCTCGATGTCAATGTGCAGTCTCAATTCCACGACGACGTCGCAACCGGAGGGCGATTACGCGAATGTGACCACGACCGAGCAGCAAACAGTCAA GAAGAAAACGTCCTTTTCAAAGGTTCCAGCAATTGCTATCGACAGCGAGAGAGTTCCACTAGTCCCGCAGACAGATGGCACGAAACAAAATACGGAAATAACGTCATCTGCACCACCGCCAGCTCTGAAACACACAGACGATTCGGGACGAAGAAGAAGTCGTTCTAGTGGGTCTGGAAAGGAAAGCGAGCCTCTCATCGAGAGAAGCCCTGAGCCTCGTCCAGATGGCAAGACCAACGTCGAATTCGTGCCAGAGATCGTCGAGGAAGGCGACGCTGTTATCCTCGAGGAGACTGAGATTCCTAGACACGGTAAACACATTAGGTGCAGGGATGACCGCAGGTCAAGACTTCCGACACCGCCGCCTGCGAAAAATGTTTCTTTTGGCGAACTGCACGAACAGAACTACCTCGAGCAAGCCATTCTGCCTCCGCCGCTACAATTTGTACCTAAGCATCGACATTCCG GTATGGCGAACGCATCTTCCCATCAGTCGCTGAAAAGAAGATCGTCCGTAAAGAACAACGGAATGGCGCATTCTCATCACGAGCTGTTTCAAACTCGAAGAACAAGTGTGCCAGTAAACTCAATCAGCTACATCTCCACAGAGAACGTGTCGAAATCGGAAAGGACGGATGTTTCGCTGGGCTCGTTCGACAAGTCTTACGTGATAGGCGAATGCGGGCACAGGCGAACGCTGTTGACTGGTACTGGGTATCGGTGTGAAAAGCACGGAGGTTGGGGTCATTCTCACGCGACGTTCAACGGTTCCGCTGAAACACCACCCGCGCCCAGAAGGCAAAGGAAGCACTATGATTCGCAGAATGCGAGTTCACCGAGTGTACCTGCGGTGGTCAGTGCGAGCTACTCCGATACTG AAAAATACGAGGAGTCCATGTCGACGATCATCCAACGTTCCGTGTCCGAAAGATCGCGTGAGAAGTGTCCTCGACTACGGGGAGAGGGGCACGCCGTGATCGAGTGTCCCCATCGTGCTGCCCGAAGAATACGAGAGTGTAGGCACACCGAGTCAAAGCTTCGACAGCAGGCCCGTCTGGAGTACGTGCAGAGCACGCCGAACGTGGCCACGATACACAACAACAAATTCGCGAGCGGGAATCCTCGCGGCGGGGGTGGAGGTGGCGGCATAGGAGGCGGCGGTGGCGGGGGTGGCAGTGGCCCTGGGATGGCTGGGTCCGTGGCCAGCAGTTCGGACGTTGTCGGTGGCTCGACTATGAACGTCTCGAAGATGTACAGTGCCGTGTCGGACGGCGAGTTGCTCGACCTGGCGATCCTGCCGATCTTTCAGAAGCTGCTGACCGAGAGGCACAAGAGCTCGTCGAGGGGCGGCTACGGTGCCAGCGTGGCCAGCTGCCCGAATATATCCATCAAATGCGACATCGTCGAGTATCTTTAA
- the Gaba-b-r2 gene encoding gamma-aminobutyric acid type B receptor subunit 2 isoform X2: MMHSGPHKVMLFGAACTHVTDPIAKASKHWRLTQLSYAETHPMFTSNSFPNFFRVVPSENAFNAPRVALLIHFNWTRVGTIYQNEPRYALAHNRLVADLDDNKMEVVETQSFATEVTSALEKLKEKDVRIILGNFNEVWARRIFCEAHRFGMFGRKYQWVIMGTYAEEWWLKPGGGCTPLQLSEALHGVILTDLLPLTTEERYTVSGITPDQYRVEYDSRRGTEYSRFHGYTYDGIWAVALAIQHVARRIRHHRRNQTISDFRYRDALWEKLFLEALRNTSFEGVTGPVRFYDNERKAYILLKQFQSGSEIKVGEYDSVTGVLDLTRGQPLVWRGRSPPKDRTLHIIEHSTVNITIYAVLTSAASVGIIMAAIFLAINIKYRNQRYIKMSSPHLNNLIIVGCMLTYSSVIFLGLDSQLSSVTAFPYICTARAWLLMAGFSLAFGSMFSKTWRVHSIFTNVKLNKKVLKDYQLFMVVGVLLVIDLGIMTTWQVADPFYRETKQMEPYPHPSSEDIIIVPENEYCQSNRMTVYLGCIYAYKGLLMIFGAFLAWETRHVSIPALNDSKYVGMSVYNVVIMCVTGAAISFVLADKQDAMFIMLAVFIIFCSTATLCLVFVPKLIELRRNPQGAIDKRIRATLRPMSKTRRDSSVSELEERLKEATLANQKFRKQLLEKDSELQMFLRRLDEAAANTQDAMNRLTVPKQEGTIKKEGLSMTTETTDISMSMCSLNSTTTSQPEGDYANVTTTEQQTVKKKTSFSKVPAIAIDSERVPLVPQTDGTKQNTEITSSAPPPALKHTDDSGRRRSRSSGSGKESEPLIERSPEPRPDGKTNVEFVPEIVEEGDAVILEETEIPRHGKHIRCRDDRRSRLPTPPPAKNVSFGELHEQNYLEQAILPPPLQFVPKHRHSGMANASSHQSLKRRSSVKNNGMAHSHHELFQTRRTSVPVNSISYISTENVSKSERTDVSLGSFDKSYVIGECGHRRTLLTGTGYRCEKHGGWGHSHATFNGSAETPPAPRRQRKHYDSQNASSPSVPAVVSASYSDTEKYEESMSTIIQRSVSERSREKCPRLRGEGHAVIECPHRAARRIRECRHTESKLRQQARLEYVQSTPNVATIHNNKFASGNPRGGGGGGGIGGGGGGGGSGPGMAGSVASSSDVVGGSTMNVSKMYSAVSDGELLDLAILPIFQKLLTERHKSSSRGGYGASVASCPNISIKCDIVEYL; encoded by the exons ATGATGCACAGTGGGCCACACAAAGTGATGCTATTCGGTGCAGCTTGCACGCACGTCACAGACCCCATCGCCAAGGCGTCCAAGCATTGGCGTCTGACGCAG CTCAGCTACGCGGAGACGCATCCCATGTTCACGAGCAATAGCTTCCCAAACTTCTTTAGGGTGGTGCCATCCGAGAACGCGTTCAACGCTCCCCGCGTGGCGCTCTTGATACACTTCAATTGGACGAGAGTTGGCACGATTTACCAAAACGAGCCGAGATACGCCCTG GCGCACAATCGCTTGGTTGCCGATTTGGACGACAACAAGATGGAAGTGGTGGAAACGCAAAGCTTCGCCACGGAAGTAACTAGCGCTCTCGAAAAGCTTAAGGAGAAGGACGTCAGAATAATATTAGGCAATTTTAACGAAGTCTGGGCTAGACGGATATTTTGCGAAGCTCACAG ATTTGGCATGTTCGGAAGGAAGTACCAATGGGTGATCATGGGCACGTACGCGGAAGAATGGTGGCTCAAACCAGGAGGCGGTTGCACTCCCTTGCAACTCTCGGAAGCTTTGCACGGTGTCATTTTGACGGACTTGCTACCATTAACGACGGAGGAGCGCTACACTGTATCTGGCATT ACACCAGATCAATATCGAGTCGAGTACGACTCGAGACGAGGCACGGAATATTCAAGATTCCATGGATATACGTACGATGGTATATGGGCGGTCGCTTTGGCCATACAGCACGTGGCACGAAGGATAAGACACCATCGTCGCAATCAGACCATATCGGATTTCAGATACAGGGACGCACTGTGGGAGAAGCTTTTCCTCGAGGCTCTAAGGAATACTAGTTTCGAGGGAGTAACA GGACCTGTACGTTTCTACGATAACGAAAGAAAAGCGTACATTCTGTTGAAACAGTTTCAAA GCGGTAGCGAGATAAAGGTAGGGGAATACGACAGTGTGACAGGTGTATTGGACTTGACTAGAGGTCAGCCTTTAGTCTGGAGAGGGAGGTCACCGCCAAAAGATCGAACCCTTCATATCATCGAGCACTCGACCGTAAATATTACAATCTATGCCGTGCTAACTTCGGCGGCTAGCGTGGGTATCATCATGGCGGCCATTTTTCTTgccatcaatattaaataccgAAATCAAAG ATATATAAAAATGTCATCGCCGCATTTAAACAACCTCATTATCGTCGGATGCATGCTGACCTACAGCAGTGTAATTTTCCTTGGATTAGATTCGCAGCTGTCCAGCGTAACGGCATTTCCATATATTTGCACCGCGAGAGCATGGCTACTGATGGCTGGTTTCTCGTTGGCCTTTGGTTCCATGTTCTCCAAAACATGGAGGGTACATTCCATCTTCACCAACGTTAAGCTCAATAAAAAG GTCCTAAAGGATTACCAGTTATTTATGGTGGTCGGTGTATTGTTAGTTATTGATTTGGGGATTATGACGACGTGGCAGGTTGCGGATCCATTCTATAGGGAGACGAAACAAATGGAACCCTAC CCTCATCCATCTAGCGAAGACATTATCATCGTACCAGAGAATGAATACTGTCAGAGTAACCGAATGACAGTTTACTTAGGGTGTATATACGCGTACAAAGGTCTTTTAATG ATATTTGGTGCATTCTTGGCATGGGAAACGAGGCACGTCAGTATCCCAGCGCTGAACGACAGCAAATACGTCGGGATGAGCGTGTATAACGTCGTGATAATGTGCGTCACTGGAGCAGCCATAAGCTTCGTGTTGGCCGACAAGCAAGATGCGATGTTCATAATGTTGGCGGTATTCATAATATTTTGCAGCACGGCTACTCTGTGCCTGGTTTTTGTACCAAAG CTCATAGAACTGCGAAGAAATCCTCAAGGAGCAATAGACAAACGTATCAGAGCGACACTGAGGCCGATGTCGAAGACGCGCAGGGATTCCAGCGTCAGCGAGCTGGAAGAACGACTGAAAGAAGCCACGCTGGCGAATCAAAAGTTTCGTAAGCAACTTTTGGAAAAAGATTCCGAACTTCAG ATGTTCCTCAGGAGGCTCGACGAAGCCGCGGCGAACACGCAAGATGCTATGAATAGACTGACTGTTCCAAAACAAGAAGGCACGATCAAGAAAGAGG GTCTGTCTATGACAACGGAAACAACAGACATCTCGATGTCAATGTGCAGTCTCAATTCCACGACGACGTCGCAACCGGAGGGCGATTACGCGAATGTGACCACGACCGAGCAGCAAACAGTCAA GAAGAAAACGTCCTTTTCAAAGGTTCCAGCAATTGCTATCGACAGCGAGAGAGTTCCACTAGTCCCGCAGACAGATGGCACGAAACAAAATACGGAAATAACGTCATCTGCACCACCGCCAGCTCTGAAACACACAGACGATTCGGGACGAAGAAGAAGTCGTTCTAGTGGGTCTGGAAAGGAAAGCGAGCCTCTCATCGAGAGAAGCCCTGAGCCTCGTCCAGATGGCAAGACCAACGTCGAATTCGTGCCAGAGATCGTCGAGGAAGGCGACGCTGTTATCCTCGAGGAGACTGAGATTCCTAGACACGGTAAACACATTAGGTGCAGGGATGACCGCAGGTCAAGACTTCCGACACCGCCGCCTGCGAAAAATGTTTCTTTTGGCGAACTGCACGAACAGAACTACCTCGAGCAAGCCATTCTGCCTCCGCCGCTACAATTTGTACCTAAGCATCGACATTCCG GTATGGCGAACGCATCTTCCCATCAGTCGCTGAAAAGAAGATCGTCCGTAAAGAACAACGGAATGGCGCATTCTCATCACGAGCTGTTTCAAACTCGAAGAACAAGTGTGCCAGTAAACTCAATCAGCTACATCTCCACAGAGAACGTGTCGAAATCGGAAAGGACGGATGTTTCGCTGGGCTCGTTCGACAAGTCTTACGTGATAGGCGAATGCGGGCACAGGCGAACGCTGTTGACTGGTACTGGGTATCGGTGTGAAAAGCACGGAGGTTGGGGTCATTCTCACGCGACGTTCAACGGTTCCGCTGAAACACCACCCGCGCCCAGAAGGCAAAGGAAGCACTATGATTCGCAGAATGCGAGTTCACCGAGTGTACCTGCGGTGGTCAGTGCGAGCTACTCCGATACTG AAAAATACGAGGAGTCCATGTCGACGATCATCCAACGTTCCGTGTCCGAAAGATCGCGTGAGAAGTGTCCTCGACTACGGGGAGAGGGGCACGCCGTGATCGAGTGTCCCCATCGTGCTGCCCGAAGAATACGAGAGTGTAGGCACACCGAGTCAAAGCTTCGACAGCAGGCCCGTCTGGAGTACGTGCAGAGCACGCCGAACGTGGCCACGATACACAACAACAAATTCGCGAGCGGGAATCCTCGCGGCGGGGGTGGAGGTGGCGGCATAGGAGGCGGCGGTGGCGGGGGTGGCAGTGGCCCTGGGATGGCTGGGTCCGTGGCCAGCAGTTCGGACGTTGTCGGTGGCTCGACTATGAACGTCTCGAAGATGTACAGTGCCGTGTCGGACGGCGAGTTGCTCGACCTGGCGATCCTGCCGATCTTTCAGAAGCTGCTGACCGAGAGGCACAAGAGCTCGTCGAGGGGCGGCTACGGTGCCAGCGTGGCCAGCTGCCCGAATATATCCATCAAATGCGACATCGTCGAGTATCTTTAA
- the LOC143189070 gene encoding synaptosomal-associated protein 29-like produces the protein MASQNYLRDSTNPFFSIEDDVDDETFLKSTPSRSSGSTSYNHYNFDDLEQKRQQLLQRRKEIEERTIQSSERSISLLRDSEQIGAATAEELIRQREQLERTEKRLNDINSTLRFSQKHIQGIKSVFGSLKNYLSGKSLDAPISSTNLSGSVSSESMTSPALSNSLGQVQTNLANTSPALKLHGLDNEVETNNYMTNNVSKRLEKNLNEMSGSIARLKGLAIGLSEEIDMQNDLIDNITDEAEKADIMLQRQNKDLTHLLKK, from the exons ATGGCAAGTCAAAATTATTTAAGGGATTCAACGAATCCGTTTTTTTCTATCGAGGATGATGTCGATGACGAAACATTTCTGAAGAGTACTCCATCAAGATCTTCTGGTAGTACATCTTATAATCATTACAATTTTGACGATCTCGAACAAAAGCGTCAACAATTATTACAACGAAGAAAAGAGATCGAAGAACGAACAATACAATCGTCAGAAAGATCCATTTCATTGTTAAGGGATTCTGAGCAGATTGGAGCTGCCACTGCAGAG gaACTCATTAGGCAAAGAGAACAGTTGGAAAGAACAGAGAAACGATTAAATGATATTAACAGTACATTGAGATTTAGTCAAAAACATATTCAAGGAATAAAAAGTGTATTTGGAAGTCTTAAAAATTATCTTAGTGGGAAATCATTGGATGCACCAATATCATCCACAAATCTATCAGGGTCCGTTAGCTCTGAATCAATGACATCTCCTGCACTGTCTAATTCTTTAGGACAAGTGCAAACTAATTTAGCTAATACTAGTCCAGCGTTAAAGTTACATGGTTTAGACAATGAAGTTGAGACTAACAATTATATGACTAATAATGTAAGCAAGAGATTAGAGAAAAATTTAAACGAAATGAGTGGTTCCATAGCTAGATTAAAAGGATTAGCAATAGGATTATCAGAAGAAATAGATATGCAAAATGATTTAATTGATAACATAACAGATGAAGCAGAGAAAGCAGACATTATGCTTCAGAGACAAAATAAAGATCTTACTCATTTATTAAAGAAGTGA
- the Rpl10ab gene encoding ribosomal protein L10Ab, whose protein sequence is MTSKVSRDTLYECVNGVIQNSQDKKRKFLETVELQIGLKNYDPQKDKRFSGTVKLKNIPRPKMQVCVLGDQQHCDEAKANNIPYMDAEALKKLNKNKKLVKKLAKKYDAFLASESLIKQIPRILGPGLNKAGKFPGLLSHQESMVGKIDEVKATIKFQMKKVLCLSVAVGHVEMTPDELVQNVHLSINFLVSLLKKHWQNVRSLHIKSSMGPPQRLY, encoded by the exons ATGAC GTCTAAAGTATCGCGTGATACTCTTTATGAATGCGTAAACGGTGTTATTCAAAACTCTCAAGACAAGAAGAGAAAGTTCTTGGAAACGGTGGAACTACAAATTGGTTTGAAGAACTATGATCCACAAAAGGACAAACGTTTCTCAGGCACCGTCAA GCTAAAGAACATCCCAAGACCAAAGATGCAAGTATGTGTTCTGGGTGATCAGCAACATTGTGATGAAGCTAAAGCAAATAATATTCCATATATGGACGCTGAAGCATTGAAGAAATTGAACAAGAACAAGAAACTTGTTAAGAAATTAG CTAAAAAGTATGATGCTTTCTTGGCTAGTGAATCCCTGATCAAGCAAATTCCACGTATCCTTGGTCCTGGTCTTAACAAAGCTGGTAAATTCCCTGGCCTTCTTTCCCATCAAGAATCAATGGTGGGCAAGATTGACGAGGTAAAAGCTACAATCAAGTTTCAAATGAAAAAG GTGTTGTGTTTGTCAGTGGCTGTAGGACATGTGGAAATGACTCCAGATGAATTGGTGCAGAATGTTCATCTTTCGATCAATTTCTTGGTTTCCTTGTTGAAAAAACATTGGCAAAACGTGCGTTCTCTTCACATCAAATCTTCCATGGGACCTCCTCAAAGACTGTACTAA